One genomic window of Pseudochaenichthys georgianus unplaced genomic scaffold, fPseGeo1.2 scaffold_600_arrow_ctg1, whole genome shotgun sequence includes the following:
- the LOC139433549 gene encoding uncharacterized protein, whose translation MGIQTQNPQHTESYHLFGASSSPGCANYGLKHFASQNQIQYPSAASFIRNNFYVDDGIISLESVDEAVKLVKEAQVVCAKGNLHLHKFLSNNREVLDSICASERAAEVKNVDLNHDELPAQRVLGIRWNVESDSFSFKVSLDEKPATRRGILSVVASLYDPLGFLAPFILEGKRVLQEMCRKGTGWDEPLPSELKLRWESWMNDLENLEKIQIPRCFTPKHFGEILSVELHHFSDASSQGYGQCSYVRLVGKENIHCAFVMGKARVAPTKIVTIPRLELTAAVTSAAVSSMLKEELVLGYINNEARRFHVFVANRVQRIREATNPGQWFYVETGENPADHASRGLKVADLISSN comes from the coding sequence ATGGGGATACAGACTCAGAACCCACAGCATACCGAATCATACCATCTTTTTGGAGCATCATCTTCCCCTGGCTGCGCCAATTATGGTCTGAAGCATTTTGCCAGTCAGAATCAAATACAGTACCCCTCTGCAGCTAGCTTCATCAGAAATAACTTCTATGTAGACGACGGCATCATAAGCTTGGAGTCTGTCGATGAGGCAGTTAAGTTGGTGAAGGAAGCCCAAGTTGTGTGTGCCAAAGGGAATCTACACCTTCACAAATTCCTTTCCAACAACCGGGAAGTTCTAGACTCCATCTGTGCTTCAGAACGTGCTGCAGAGGTAAAAAATGTGGACCTCAACCACGATGAACTTCCAGCACAGAGAGTGCTAGGAATACGATGGAACGTTGAAAGTGACAGCTTCTCCTTCAAAGTGTCACTCGATGAGAAACCAGCAACTCGCCGTGGGATACTCTCAGTTGTGGCCTCTCTGTATGACCCATTGGGGTTTCTAGCTCCATTCATCCTAGAGGGAAAGAGGGTTCTGCAAGAGATGTGTCGGAAAGGAACCGGATGGGATGAACCACTGCCAAGCGAATTGAAGCTAAGGTGGGAAAGTTGGATGAATGATCTGGAAAATCTTGAGAAGATTCAGATCCCAAGATGCTTCACACCTAAACACTTTGGTGAGATACTGAGTGTCGAGCTTCATCACTTTTCTGATGCGAGCAGTCAGGGGTACGGACAGTGCTCATATGTCAGGTTGGTGGGTAAAGAGAACATACACTGCGCCTTTGTCATGGGCAAAGCGAGAGTCGCACCAACAAAAATAGTTACTATCCCAAGACTGGAGCTTACGGCTGCAGTGACCTCTGCTGCGGTGAGTAGCATGCTAAAGGAGGAGCTTGTCCTGGGTTATATAAACAACGAAGCTCGAAGATTTCATGTCTTTGTCGCAAACCGTGTTCAGAGGATTCGGGAAGCTACCAACCCAGGACAGTGGTTCTATGTTGAAACAGGAGAAAACCCAGCTGACCACGCTTCAAGAGGCCTCAAGGTGGCAGACCTCATCAGCTCAAATTGA